In a genomic window of Ipomoea triloba cultivar NCNSP0323 chromosome 3, ASM357664v1:
- the LOC116012987 gene encoding 1-aminocyclopropane-1-carboxylate synthase 7-like, whose product MGIENEERKQPCVELSKVAVSDTHGENSPYFAGWKAYDEDPFDEKHNPLGVIQMGLAENQVSFDLLEEYLEKHPETRTSSSGFRENALFQDYHGLLSFRKAMASFMEQIRGGRARFDPERVVITAGATAANELLTFILANPGDALLVPTPYYPGFDRDLRWRTGVKIVPVHCDSSTNFQVTMTALETAYNEAEVKGIKIRGILITNPSNPLGATIQRSILEDILDFATRKNIHLVSDEIYSGSAFSSSEFVSIAEILESRNHKDSERCHIVYSLSKDLGLPGFRVGTIYSYNDKVVTTARRMSSFTLISSHTQQLLASMLSDTDFTHNYINTNRQRLRRRYDMIVEGLKAAGIDCLKGNAGLFCWMNLSPFLKEPTRECELEIWEKFLREVKLNISPGSSCHCSEPGWFRVCFANMTEQTLQVALARIRRFMKNRTKINNGAI is encoded by the exons ATGGGTATTGAGAATGAAGAACGAAAACAACCTTGTGTGGAACTGTCAAAGGTTGCCGTGTCAGATACCCACGGCGAGAACTCGCCGTATTTTGCAGGGTGGAAAGCATATGACGAAGACCCTTTTGATGAGAAGCATAACCCGTTGGGAGTCATACAAATGGGCTTGGCAGAGAATCAA gtGTCGTTTGATTTGTTGGAAGAGTACTTGGAGAAGCACCCGGAAACTAGAACAAGCAGTTCCGGGTTTAGGGAAAACGCGTTGTTTCAAGACTATCATGGGCTTCTCTCTTTCAGAAAAGCAATGGCTTCCTTCATGGAACAGATTAGAGGTGGGAGAGCAAGATTTGATCCTGAAAGAGTTGTCATTACCGCCGGCGCCACCGCCGCTAACGAGCTCTTAACCTTCATTCTAGCTAATCCCGGCGATGCTTTGCTCGTTCCAACCCCTTACTATCCTGG aTTTGATAGAGATTTAAGGTGGAGAACGGGAGTGAAGATCGTGCCAGTCCATTGTGACAGTTCAACTAATTTTCAGGTGACTATGACGGCGTTAGAGACAGCATACAATGAAGCTGAAGTTAAGGGAATAAAGATCAGAGGGATACTAATAACAAACCCGTCAAACCCACTGGGTGCGACCATTCAAAGATCAATCCTGGAAGACATCTTGGATTTCGCGACGAGGAAGAACATCCATTTAGTATCAGACGAAATCTACTCAGGCTCCGCATTCTCCTCCTCCGAATTCGTCAGCATTGCCGAGATTCTAGAATCCAGAAACCACAAAGATTCCGAGAGATGCCACATCGTCTACAGCCTGTCCAAGGATCTAGGCCTCCCGGGATTCCGTGTGGGAACCATATACTCCTACAACGACAAGGTGGTGACGACCGCCAGACGAATGTCGAGCTTCACCTTAATCTCCTCGCACACGCAGCAGCTCTTGGCGTCCATGCTGTCCGACACGGACTTCACCCACAACTACATAAACACCAACCGCCAGAGGCTGAGGCGGCGCTACGACATGATAGTGGAGGGGCTAAAAGCCGCCGGAATCGATTGCCTGAAAGGGAACGCGGGCTTGTTTTGTTGGATGAATTTGAGCCCATTCTTGAAGGAACCCACGCGGGAATGCGAATTGGAAATCTGGGAAAAATTCTTGCGTGAAGTGAAGCTCAATATATCGCCGGGATCTTCTTGCCATTGCTCGGAGCCGGGGTGGTTCAGAGTTTGCTTTGCTAACATGACTGAACAAACACTCCAAGTCGCACTCGCCAGAATCCGCCGTTTCATGAAAAACAGAACCAAGATTAATAATGGGGCCATTTAA